In Nocardioides sp., the following proteins share a genomic window:
- a CDS encoding NUDIX domain-containing protein, which yields MVYTSDYPIFAVTVDVVCLTVRNDRFQVLLIERGEEPHRGRLALPGGFVGIDEELETAARRELAEETSVQAPGHVEQLATYGTPRRDPRGRTVSVSYLAIAPDLGDAVGGSDAASADWHDVAAVLADPSCLAFDHAVIVQHGIERARGKLEYYPLAASFCAEEFTIGELRHIYELVWGTRLDPANFHRKVSKADGFLDPVGATTRRGGGRPAQLFRRGPATRLHPPLIRDA from the coding sequence ATGGTCTACACCAGCGACTATCCGATCTTTGCGGTCACCGTCGATGTCGTGTGCCTGACGGTGCGCAACGACCGTTTCCAGGTGCTGCTGATCGAGCGTGGCGAGGAGCCACATCGAGGGCGGCTGGCCCTGCCCGGCGGCTTCGTCGGCATCGACGAGGAACTCGAAACGGCCGCTCGGCGCGAGTTGGCCGAGGAGACCTCTGTGCAGGCTCCCGGCCACGTCGAGCAACTGGCGACGTACGGCACCCCGCGTCGCGACCCGCGCGGACGTACGGTTTCGGTCTCCTATTTGGCTATCGCGCCAGACCTTGGCGACGCCGTCGGCGGCTCCGACGCGGCCTCTGCTGATTGGCACGACGTTGCCGCGGTGCTGGCCGATCCGTCGTGTCTGGCCTTCGACCACGCCGTGATCGTGCAACACGGCATCGAGCGGGCGCGCGGGAAGTTGGAGTACTACCCACTCGCGGCATCGTTTTGCGCCGAGGAGTTCACGATCGGCGAGTTGCGCCACATCTACGAGTTGGTGTGGGGCACTCGCCTCGATCCGGCCAACTTCCACCGCAAGGTGTCGAAGGCCGATGGTTTCCTCGATCCCGTCGGAGCAACGACACGCCGCGGCGGCGGACGCCCGGCGCAACTGTTCCGGCGCGGTCCGGCGACCCGGCTGCATCCACCGTTGATCCGCGACGCCTGA